A single Megachile rotundata isolate GNS110a chromosome 9, iyMegRotu1, whole genome shotgun sequence DNA region contains:
- the LOC100881950 gene encoding lysosome-associated membrane glycoprotein 5 isoform X4, translating to MSQVVFDMPAAKSKLPLPVDNFEVKSTTTMTTESTTTHRSFSTEQPLYRLDGSNGQACILLQVDALITVKYRTKFGEDQEASIYVPNDATVTGNCNNENTVTMSLKWKAFVLLWRFAKTPGGERWYVEKIQLTYNSSDRHFEHIEQPNKTIKVSTDQKHSYMLFPTPVGKSYACDDETEIPLTDGKNHASVLLRNMKLQPFKFKNNEFAAEFSCTSLSARGVRDETAPVAVGSTLAAAVLLTITGYAGYRYFKVKKVKYDTME from the exons ATGTCGCAAGTAGTGTTTGACATGCCCGCTGCGAAATCCAAATTACCTTTG ccGGTAGATAATTTCGAAGTGAAAAGCACTACGACGATGACGACGGAATCAACGACAACCCACAGATCGTTTTCCACGGAACAGCCTCTGTACCGCCTGGACGGAAGCAACGGACAAGCCTGTATTCTTCTGCAGGTGGATGCCCTGATCACGGTGAAGTACAGAACGAAATTTGGAGAGGATCAA GAAGCGAGCATTTATGTTCCCAACGATGCCACGGTAACCGGCAATTGCAACAACGAGAACACCGTGACAATGTCCCTGAAGTGGAAGGCGTTCGTACTGCTATGGCGTTTCGCTAAG ACACCCGGGGGCGAACGATGGTACGTCGAGAAAATTCAGTTGACCTACAACTCCAGTGATCGACACTTTGAGCACATCGAGCAACCAA ACAAGACGATCAAAGTCAGTACCGACCAGAAACACAGCTACATGCTGTTTCCGACACCGGTTGGAAAATCGTACGCCTGCGACGACGAAACGGAGATTCCGTTGACCGATGGAAAGAATCATGCCAGTGTGCTTCTCAG AAACATGAAGCTGCAGCCGTTCAAGTTCAAGAACAACGAATTCGCGGCGGAATTCTCGTGTACGTCTTTGAGCGCGCGCGGTGTTCGAGACGAGACGGCACCCGTCGCGGTCGGCTCGACTCTGGCCGCTGCTGTTCTGCTCACCATCACCGGTTACGCAGGCTATCGTTACTTCAAAGTGAAGAAGGTCAAATACGACACCATGGAATAA
- the LOC100881950 gene encoding lysosome-associated membrane glycoprotein 5 isoform X2 — MARRIDYTKAIFVLWCVLSTVFSVPNYPPATEKLDNQLFTTRRMSQVVFDMPAAKSKLPLPVDNFEVKSTTTMTTESTTTHRSFSTEQPLYRLDGSNGQACILLQVDALITVKYRTKFGEDQEASIYVPNDATVTGNCNNENTVTMSLKWKAFVLLWRFAKTPGGERWYVEKIQLTYNSSDRHFEHIEQPNKTIKVSTDQKHSYMLFPTPVGKSYACDDETEIPLTDGKNHASVLLRNMKLQPFKFKNNEFAAEFSCTSLSARGVRDETAPVAVGSTLAAAVLLTITGYAGYRYFKVKKVKYDTME, encoded by the exons ATGGCACGTCGCATAGATTACACCAAGGCGATCTTCGTATTGT GGTGTGTCCTGAGCACGGTATTCAGCGTCCCCAATTATCCGCCGGCGACCGAAAAGTTGGATAACCAGTTGTTCACTACGCGGCGGATGTCGCAAGTAGTGTTTGACATGCCCGCTGCGAAATCCAAATTACCTTTG ccGGTAGATAATTTCGAAGTGAAAAGCACTACGACGATGACGACGGAATCAACGACAACCCACAGATCGTTTTCCACGGAACAGCCTCTGTACCGCCTGGACGGAAGCAACGGACAAGCCTGTATTCTTCTGCAGGTGGATGCCCTGATCACGGTGAAGTACAGAACGAAATTTGGAGAGGATCAA GAAGCGAGCATTTATGTTCCCAACGATGCCACGGTAACCGGCAATTGCAACAACGAGAACACCGTGACAATGTCCCTGAAGTGGAAGGCGTTCGTACTGCTATGGCGTTTCGCTAAG ACACCCGGGGGCGAACGATGGTACGTCGAGAAAATTCAGTTGACCTACAACTCCAGTGATCGACACTTTGAGCACATCGAGCAACCAA ACAAGACGATCAAAGTCAGTACCGACCAGAAACACAGCTACATGCTGTTTCCGACACCGGTTGGAAAATCGTACGCCTGCGACGACGAAACGGAGATTCCGTTGACCGATGGAAAGAATCATGCCAGTGTGCTTCTCAG AAACATGAAGCTGCAGCCGTTCAAGTTCAAGAACAACGAATTCGCGGCGGAATTCTCGTGTACGTCTTTGAGCGCGCGCGGTGTTCGAGACGAGACGGCACCCGTCGCGGTCGGCTCGACTCTGGCCGCTGCTGTTCTGCTCACCATCACCGGTTACGCAGGCTATCGTTACTTCAAAGTGAAGAAGGTCAAATACGACACCATGGAATAA
- the LOC100881950 gene encoding lysosome-associated membrane glycoprotein 5 isoform X1 yields MLRASTIDPFATKLSHSSHKLRERRLGCVLSTVFSVPNYPPATEKLDNQLFTTRRMSQVVFDMPAAKSKLPLPVDNFEVKSTTTMTTESTTTHRSFSTEQPLYRLDGSNGQACILLQVDALITVKYRTKFGEDQEASIYVPNDATVTGNCNNENTVTMSLKWKAFVLLWRFAKTPGGERWYVEKIQLTYNSSDRHFEHIEQPNKTIKVSTDQKHSYMLFPTPVGKSYACDDETEIPLTDGKNHASVLLRNMKLQPFKFKNNEFAAEFSCTSLSARGVRDETAPVAVGSTLAAAVLLTITGYAGYRYFKVKKVKYDTME; encoded by the exons ATGCTGAGAGCCTCCACTATCGATCCATTCGCGACCAAGCTTTCCCATTCGTCTCACAAGCTTCGCGAACGTCGTCTAG GGTGTGTCCTGAGCACGGTATTCAGCGTCCCCAATTATCCGCCGGCGACCGAAAAGTTGGATAACCAGTTGTTCACTACGCGGCGGATGTCGCAAGTAGTGTTTGACATGCCCGCTGCGAAATCCAAATTACCTTTG ccGGTAGATAATTTCGAAGTGAAAAGCACTACGACGATGACGACGGAATCAACGACAACCCACAGATCGTTTTCCACGGAACAGCCTCTGTACCGCCTGGACGGAAGCAACGGACAAGCCTGTATTCTTCTGCAGGTGGATGCCCTGATCACGGTGAAGTACAGAACGAAATTTGGAGAGGATCAA GAAGCGAGCATTTATGTTCCCAACGATGCCACGGTAACCGGCAATTGCAACAACGAGAACACCGTGACAATGTCCCTGAAGTGGAAGGCGTTCGTACTGCTATGGCGTTTCGCTAAG ACACCCGGGGGCGAACGATGGTACGTCGAGAAAATTCAGTTGACCTACAACTCCAGTGATCGACACTTTGAGCACATCGAGCAACCAA ACAAGACGATCAAAGTCAGTACCGACCAGAAACACAGCTACATGCTGTTTCCGACACCGGTTGGAAAATCGTACGCCTGCGACGACGAAACGGAGATTCCGTTGACCGATGGAAAGAATCATGCCAGTGTGCTTCTCAG AAACATGAAGCTGCAGCCGTTCAAGTTCAAGAACAACGAATTCGCGGCGGAATTCTCGTGTACGTCTTTGAGCGCGCGCGGTGTTCGAGACGAGACGGCACCCGTCGCGGTCGGCTCGACTCTGGCCGCTGCTGTTCTGCTCACCATCACCGGTTACGCAGGCTATCGTTACTTCAAAGTGAAGAAGGTCAAATACGACACCATGGAATAA
- the LOC100881950 gene encoding lysosome-associated membrane glycoprotein 5 isoform X3 — protein MTLVNGHRRQWCVLSTVFSVPNYPPATEKLDNQLFTTRRMSQVVFDMPAAKSKLPLPVDNFEVKSTTTMTTESTTTHRSFSTEQPLYRLDGSNGQACILLQVDALITVKYRTKFGEDQEASIYVPNDATVTGNCNNENTVTMSLKWKAFVLLWRFAKTPGGERWYVEKIQLTYNSSDRHFEHIEQPNKTIKVSTDQKHSYMLFPTPVGKSYACDDETEIPLTDGKNHASVLLRNMKLQPFKFKNNEFAAEFSCTSLSARGVRDETAPVAVGSTLAAAVLLTITGYAGYRYFKVKKVKYDTME, from the exons ATGACGCTGGTCAACGGTCACCGAAGGCAAT GGTGTGTCCTGAGCACGGTATTCAGCGTCCCCAATTATCCGCCGGCGACCGAAAAGTTGGATAACCAGTTGTTCACTACGCGGCGGATGTCGCAAGTAGTGTTTGACATGCCCGCTGCGAAATCCAAATTACCTTTG ccGGTAGATAATTTCGAAGTGAAAAGCACTACGACGATGACGACGGAATCAACGACAACCCACAGATCGTTTTCCACGGAACAGCCTCTGTACCGCCTGGACGGAAGCAACGGACAAGCCTGTATTCTTCTGCAGGTGGATGCCCTGATCACGGTGAAGTACAGAACGAAATTTGGAGAGGATCAA GAAGCGAGCATTTATGTTCCCAACGATGCCACGGTAACCGGCAATTGCAACAACGAGAACACCGTGACAATGTCCCTGAAGTGGAAGGCGTTCGTACTGCTATGGCGTTTCGCTAAG ACACCCGGGGGCGAACGATGGTACGTCGAGAAAATTCAGTTGACCTACAACTCCAGTGATCGACACTTTGAGCACATCGAGCAACCAA ACAAGACGATCAAAGTCAGTACCGACCAGAAACACAGCTACATGCTGTTTCCGACACCGGTTGGAAAATCGTACGCCTGCGACGACGAAACGGAGATTCCGTTGACCGATGGAAAGAATCATGCCAGTGTGCTTCTCAG AAACATGAAGCTGCAGCCGTTCAAGTTCAAGAACAACGAATTCGCGGCGGAATTCTCGTGTACGTCTTTGAGCGCGCGCGGTGTTCGAGACGAGACGGCACCCGTCGCGGTCGGCTCGACTCTGGCCGCTGCTGTTCTGCTCACCATCACCGGTTACGCAGGCTATCGTTACTTCAAAGTGAAGAAGGTCAAATACGACACCATGGAATAA
- the LOC100882058 gene encoding macro domain-containing protein PG1779 isoform X1, which translates to MFALRASFANRFAVTAVVRSTVENSLGGKRFAASVNPEAKMSFEVEKQKFLTMPLEEKRKYYKGSVTTLDEIPTWVEYWKKNKSSIDVTNLEKVEKVDEDIAKKISIWQGDITSLEIDAIVNAANSSLLGGGGVDGAIHKAAGPNLKKECATLGGCHVGEAKITGGYMLPAKHVIHTVGPQGEKPEKLRECYENSLAVGRENQLRVIAFPCISTGIYGYPQRPAANIALSTVKKFLLDNRDAMDRIIFCLFLKSDKDIYEELLQKYFAID; encoded by the exons ATGTTCGCTCTGAGA GCGAGCTTCGCCAATCGTTTCGCGGTTACCGCTGTAGTCCGGTCAACCGTTGAGAATTCTTTGGGTGGAAAGAGATTCGCCGCATCCGTCAATCCTGAAGCGAAGATGTCGTTCGAAGTCGAGAAAC AGAAATTCTTGACGATGCCGTTAGaggagaaaagaaaatattacaaagGAAGCGTGACCACGTTAGATGAGATCCCAACGTGGGTGGAATACTGGAAAAAAAATAAGTCGAGTATCGATGTAACGAATCTCGAAAAAGTCGAGAAAGTCGACGAGGATATAGCGAAGAAAATTTCTATATGGCAAGGCGATATCACGTCTCTCGAAATAGACGCGATCGTTAACGCTGCGAATTCGAGTCTTCTCGGCGGTGGTGGAG TTGACGGAGCTATTCACAAAGCTGCTGGACCAAATTTAAAGAAAGAATGTGCTACGCTAGGAGGCTGTCACGTAGGAGAGGCTAAAATAACAGGGGGTTATATGTTGCCTGCAAAGC ATGTCATTCATACGGTTGGTCCGCAAGGGGAGAAACCAGAAAAGTTGAGGGAATGTTACGAAAACAGTCTTGCCGTTGGCAGAGAGAATCAGTTACGCGTAATCGCTTTCCCTTGCATATCAACAGGAATTTATGGATATCCTCAGAGACCCGCAGCCAACATAGCTCTGTCGACGGTTAAGAAGTTCCTACTCGATAACAGAGACGCG ATGGACAGAATCATCTTTTGCCTGTTTCTGAAAAGCGACAAAGACATATACGAGGAGTTGTTACAGAAATATTTTGCTATCGATTAA
- the LOC100882058 gene encoding macro domain-containing protein PG1779 isoform X2, which yields MSFEVEKQKFLTMPLEEKRKYYKGSVTTLDEIPTWVEYWKKNKSSIDVTNLEKVEKVDEDIAKKISIWQGDITSLEIDAIVNAANSSLLGGGGVDGAIHKAAGPNLKKECATLGGCHVGEAKITGGYMLPAKHVIHTVGPQGEKPEKLRECYENSLAVGRENQLRVIAFPCISTGIYGYPQRPAANIALSTVKKFLLDNRDAMDRIIFCLFLKSDKDIYEELLQKYFAID from the exons ATGTCGTTCGAAGTCGAGAAAC AGAAATTCTTGACGATGCCGTTAGaggagaaaagaaaatattacaaagGAAGCGTGACCACGTTAGATGAGATCCCAACGTGGGTGGAATACTGGAAAAAAAATAAGTCGAGTATCGATGTAACGAATCTCGAAAAAGTCGAGAAAGTCGACGAGGATATAGCGAAGAAAATTTCTATATGGCAAGGCGATATCACGTCTCTCGAAATAGACGCGATCGTTAACGCTGCGAATTCGAGTCTTCTCGGCGGTGGTGGAG TTGACGGAGCTATTCACAAAGCTGCTGGACCAAATTTAAAGAAAGAATGTGCTACGCTAGGAGGCTGTCACGTAGGAGAGGCTAAAATAACAGGGGGTTATATGTTGCCTGCAAAGC ATGTCATTCATACGGTTGGTCCGCAAGGGGAGAAACCAGAAAAGTTGAGGGAATGTTACGAAAACAGTCTTGCCGTTGGCAGAGAGAATCAGTTACGCGTAATCGCTTTCCCTTGCATATCAACAGGAATTTATGGATATCCTCAGAGACCCGCAGCCAACATAGCTCTGTCGACGGTTAAGAAGTTCCTACTCGATAACAGAGACGCG ATGGACAGAATCATCTTTTGCCTGTTTCTGAAAAGCGACAAAGACATATACGAGGAGTTGTTACAGAAATATTTTGCTATCGATTAA